CCGAGCGTCTGGGTCTCGATGATCTGCCTGAATTCGCCCTTGACGGGGTCGCTCGCTTCGGAAGCGATGATGCGCAAGCAGTCATTGACGGGAAGGCCCGCCTTGATGCCGCGCACGATCACATCGAGCGCGTTTGGAAACTCGATGCCGAACCGCTTCAGGCGCCTGGTCTTGCTATGCTTCAAGAACCAGGCCGGGAGCCCCAGCGCCCCGATGAAGAGACCTGCGCCGCCGAGAATCGCATTGCCGCTCAGTACCCACAGAACCAGCCCGGTAACGACCGCGGTCGCCGCGCTGACCACGTAGTATTTCTGACGGGTCCAGTTTAAGCCCGCCTGGCCGATGCGTTGTTCGAGCGTCAGCTTGTGGCGCGCGCTCTCGCGGCTCTCGATGTCCTTGAGACTCTGCGCGACTTGCCCGCGCTTCGCCCTGGCCTGCGCCTCCCGGTCGATGCTGCGTATCGTGCTTGGACCGGCGAAGTCCTTGCGCCGTTTCTCGGCCCGGTTTTCGCCGCTCAGCATAGGATAGAGCAGGGCATAGGCGACGCCGCCAACGGCGAGCATGGCCAATGCGGCGACAGCGAGCGTGCTCGAGTTCATGTGCGGGCTCCCGACAAGGGCCTCCGTTCAGGCTGCATGACCTTCGCCGACCTGTTCCATCTGATCGAGGGCGGCCGCGAGGCGTTGCTCCTCGCCGAAATAGCGTGCTCGTTCCCAGAAGCGCGGCCGGCCGATGCCGGTCGAGCGGTGGCGACCCATCAGCTTGCCGGAGGCGTCCTCGCCGAGCACGTCGTAGACCATGAGATCCTGCGTCGTGATCACATCGCCTTCCATGCCCATCACCTCGGTGATGTGCGTGATGCGGCGCGAGCCATCGCGCATGCGCTGCGCCTGGATGATCACGTCGATCGAGGAGCAGACCATCTCGCGCAAAGTCTTCGACGGCAGCGAGAAGCCGCCCATCGTGATCATGGACTCGATACGGCTGAGGCACTCGCGCGGCGTATTGGCATGCAGCGTGCCCATCGAGCCGTCATGGCCGGTGTTCATGGCCTGGAGCAGGTCGAAGGCTTCCGGTCCGCGCACCTCGCCGACGATGATACGCTCGGGCCGCATGCGCAGGCAGTTCTTGACGAGGTCGCGCATCGTCACTGCACCGGTGCCCTCCAGGTTGGGCGGGCGCGTCTCGAGACGCACCACATGCGGCTGCTGCAGCTGGAGTTCGGCGGCGTCTTCGCAAGTGATGACGCGCTCGTCATGGTCGATGTAGTTGGTCAGGCAGTTCAGCAGTGTGGTCTTGCCGGAGCCCGTACCGCCGGAGATCACGATGTTGCAGCGGACGCGGCCGATGATCTTCAGGATCTCCGCGCCGGCCGGCGAGATCGCCCCGAACTTGGTGATCTGGTCGAGCGTCAGCTTGTCCTTCCTGAATTTGCGGATCGTCAGGGCGGGCCCGTCGATGGCGAGCGGCGGCGCGATCACGTTGACGCGCGAGCCGTCGGCGAGGCGCGCGTCGCAGATCGGCGAGCTTTCATCGACGCGCCGCCCGACCTGGCTGACGATGCGCTGGCAGATGTTCATCAGCTGCGCATTGTCGCGGAAGCGGATGTTGGTGAGTTGGATCTTGCCGCCCGTCTCGATGAAGGTCCTGCCCGCGCCGTTGACCATGATATCGGCGATGTCGTCGCGCGCCAGCAAGGGTTCGAGCGGACCGTAACCGAGGACGTCGTTGCAGATGTCGTCGAGCAGTTCCTCCTGCTCGGCGATCGAAAGCACGACGTTCTTCAGCGAGATGATCTCGTTGATGATGTCGCGGATTTCCTCCCGCGCCGATTCGGAGTCGAGCTTCGCGAGCTGCGACAGATCGATGGCCTCGATCAGCGCCCCGAAGATCATGCTCTTCATCTGATAGTATTCTTCGGACCGCGTCGGCGCCTCGACCGGCGCGGCCTTGCGTTCCTCGGCGCCGGGCTGGATTTGTTCCAGCTTGCGCGGCGCCGGTTGCAGAGCCGCAGGGCTCTTCGCGCTCAGGGACGGCGCGACGGTCGCGCCCGCGGATCGCTTCCCGAACATCTCAGCACACTCCCGCACGCGCCGCTTCGGCGCGCGCATGCTCGACTGCCTGGCCTGATCTCCCGGCTGGCTTTCCGTCTGGCCGGTCCACCGTCATCAAGAGGCCTTGCGGCGTTTCAGCTTCGAGACGAGCGGCTCGAACAGGCTGCGCCGGCTGCGCTTGGCTTCGCCGCGGCCGGTCAGCGCGCTTGCGATCTGCGTGAAAGCTTCGCTCGCCTTGCTGCCCGCCTGGACCTCGGCGATCATCTGGCCGTTGTTGGCGGCCGTGCCGAAGAGCTGCGCGTCGAAGGGGATCGTGCAGAGAACGTCGATGCCGAGTGCCTTGGCGAACTCGCTGGCATTGATCTCCGGCCGCTTGGGCACGCCGACCTTGTTCAGCACGAGACGGGCGACCGCATCGTTGGGCCGGGTGGCGCGGGACAGATCGACGATGTTCTTGGCGTTGCGCAGGGATGCGAGCTCTGGCTCGGCCACCACCACGATCTCGTCGGCGCTGATGAGAGTCCGCTTGACCCAGCTGCTCCACTGGTGCGGCACGTCGAGGACGATGCAGGGGACGCTGGCGCGCAGCAGCTCCAGCAACTGCTCCAGGGCGTCTTCGTCAAGATCGATGGTCCGGTCGAGGACCGCCGGCGCCGCGAGGAGGGCGAGATTGTCGCTGCAGCGCGACAGGAGCCTGTCGAGCAGGTTGGCGTCGAGGCGCTCGGGCGCGAACACCGCTTCCGCGATCCCCTGGGGCGGATCTTGATTGAAGTTGAGACCGGCCGTGCCCCAGGCGATGTCGAGATCGACGACCACCGTGGAGGCATCGAGATTGCGCGCGATCGCCCAAGACATGTTGTGTGCGATGGTCGAGGAGCCGACACCGCCCTTGGCGCCGACCACCGCGATGACCCGGCCGAGATTGCGCGCTTCCGGCGTGATATAGAGCTCTGAGAGCGTGCGCAGCAGATCGAGCGTCCCAAGCGGTGCGATCAGGTATTCGCTGATGCCGCGGCGCAGCAGGTCGCGATAGAGCTGCACGTCGTTGACATGGCCGATCACCACGACCTTCGTGCCGGGATCGCAGCTTTCCGACAGCATATCGAGATGCGCGATCAGGGTCGCCGGGTCTGACACGGTCTCGACCACGATGACGTTCGGCGTCGGTGCCGTTCGGAAGGTCTCGACGGCTGCGGCTGGTCCGCCCATCTGGATGCGGGCATGGGTCTTGTCCATGCGCCGGTCGGCGACCGCCGCCTGCATCGTCGCGGCGACGGCCGGTGTCTCGCAAAAGGCCTGCAGCGTGATGCGCGGCAGCGGCGCGATGGTCTCTTCGTTCGCCTCGGGCGCCGGTGTTTCGTTCGTCATGGGCTGCATTAGCTGCCGCCTCCCACCGTCGCATTGATCTGTGGTGTCTGCTGGCGATACTGCGTCGAGGGATCCTTGCCTTCGCGAACCTTGGCGATGGCACCCATACGCTTGACGATGTCGGGGCGGCCTTCGTCGCGAGCCCTGACCAGGTCGATTGGATCCGCGACCTGGGCCGCCAGCGTGGCCTGAGAAGAACAGCCGAGGTTCCAGTATGGCTCGTTGGATGCCGAGAACTTGAAGTCGGAGCTGCCGAGATCGGTCGGCCACTGCCCGCACTGGTGCGGCACGACGGCCTGGAGCGACGCGAAGCTGAGGCGGATCGGCGACGCGAGGCCTGGATCCTGGATTGGATAGCTGCGAACGCTCAGAGCATTCGGCGATACGCCATTGCGGGCCAAGGTCGCGCGGATACCGCTGAGCGTGTCATGCGTCGCCCCCTCGCGGCGCGAGCCCTTTGGAACCTCCGCGACGAGGCCGCCCTTTCCGGACCTCCGGTATTCCCGGGCGAAACCCGCGACATCCTCGGCCTGACGGCTGTCGAGCGAGCCCCCTGCGCGGCCGACGAAGACGTCGAGCGAGCGGGGCGCATCGCGCAGCACGATCGGATGTCGTTCCCGGGTATCCACTGGCGCAATGGAAGGCGGATCTGCCTGCGCGCCCTTGCCGGCGCATCCGCCGGCGAGCGCACCG
Above is a genomic segment from Bosea sp. NBC_00550 containing:
- a CDS encoding AAA family ATPase, yielding MQPMTNETPAPEANEETIAPLPRITLQAFCETPAVAATMQAAVADRRMDKTHARIQMGGPAAAVETFRTAPTPNVIVVETVSDPATLIAHLDMLSESCDPGTKVVVIGHVNDVQLYRDLLRRGISEYLIAPLGTLDLLRTLSELYITPEARNLGRVIAVVGAKGGVGSSTIAHNMSWAIARNLDASTVVVDLDIAWGTAGLNFNQDPPQGIAEAVFAPERLDANLLDRLLSRCSDNLALLAAPAVLDRTIDLDEDALEQLLELLRASVPCIVLDVPHQWSSWVKRTLISADEIVVVAEPELASLRNAKNIVDLSRATRPNDAVARLVLNKVGVPKRPEINASEFAKALGIDVLCTIPFDAQLFGTAANNGQMIAEVQAGSKASEAFTQIASALTGRGEAKRSRRSLFEPLVSKLKRRKAS
- a CDS encoding type II secretion system F family protein translates to MNSSTLAVAALAMLAVGGVAYALLYPMLSGENRAEKRRKDFAGPSTIRSIDREAQARAKRGQVAQSLKDIESRESARHKLTLEQRIGQAGLNWTRQKYYVVSAATAVVTGLVLWVLSGNAILGGAGLFIGALGLPAWFLKHSKTRRLKRFGIEFPNALDVIVRGIKAGLPVNDCLRIIASEASDPVKGEFRQIIETQTLGLPLPEAVAKLPERMPCAEASFFAIVVAIQQKTGGNLSETLANLSRVLRERRKMRDKIQAVSMEAKASAGIIAALPPSVAVLVYLSTPRYIELLWLTQAGKLALVCCGIWMMIGVLIMRKMINFEI
- a CDS encoding CpaD family pilus assembly protein: MMDRPTMTVPFQERAIAPRLLAFALAFGALAGGCAGKGAQADPPSIAPVDTRERHPIVLRDAPRSLDVFVGRAGGSLDSRQAEDVAGFAREYRRSGKGGLVAEVPKGSRREGATHDTLSGIRATLARNGVSPNALSVRSYPIQDPGLASPIRLSFASLQAVVPHQCGQWPTDLGSSDFKFSASNEPYWNLGCSSQATLAAQVADPIDLVRARDEGRPDIVKRMGAIAKVREGKDPSTQYRQQTPQINATVGGGS
- a CDS encoding CpaF family protein; translated protein: MFGKRSAGATVAPSLSAKSPAALQPAPRKLEQIQPGAEERKAAPVEAPTRSEEYYQMKSMIFGALIEAIDLSQLAKLDSESAREEIRDIINEIISLKNVVLSIAEQEELLDDICNDVLGYGPLEPLLARDDIADIMVNGAGRTFIETGGKIQLTNIRFRDNAQLMNICQRIVSQVGRRVDESSPICDARLADGSRVNVIAPPLAIDGPALTIRKFRKDKLTLDQITKFGAISPAGAEILKIIGRVRCNIVISGGTGSGKTTLLNCLTNYIDHDERVITCEDAAELQLQQPHVVRLETRPPNLEGTGAVTMRDLVKNCLRMRPERIIVGEVRGPEAFDLLQAMNTGHDGSMGTLHANTPRECLSRIESMITMGGFSLPSKTLREMVCSSIDVIIQAQRMRDGSRRITHITEVMGMEGDVITTQDLMVYDVLGEDASGKLMGRHRSTGIGRPRFWERARYFGEEQRLAAALDQMEQVGEGHAA